The Aedes albopictus strain Foshan chromosome 2, AalbF5, whole genome shotgun sequence region tgttcaactttcgttcaagtcaagtgagttgctctttccggagactcgttttacgatttggcatgctgtcctctttcaagatagcggctcctttatggttcattgccgtgtgagcctttagttttaagttatttttgtaatgttatttgaaaagaaaaagaggttttgtgcctctttgagaaagatttcgtttttgaaatgccgaaatcactcaaaggggtttttccctctttctaaatttcaagttaaaataaacaataaccacagacaaacagacgtctcactctactcacttctcatcgttaccctttttaacggttagttcaaatattttgtagttcgcaaatcgctcggtcacggcgctcgcatcgtttttgctccagtttgacgtttgctcactactgccacctactgagtggtttgcgtaacacagcctggttagcattgggcgattatgttttcgtgacgacgttttttatcgcaatttgttccaagtgatacgtctgtttgtctgtgcaataacaatacagtcgactctctatatctcgatattgaagggaccatcgagataaggAGAGATCGATgtgaagaaccaatttgtaatgcacactagattgaaaaaccctccgtaactaggaaaaaccgtcaacaaacagatgtcactttgcattcccagaatgttttgcacctacgaAACGAGATCTAGTAACCtgataacacagacaaacagacgtcgcactctagtcacttctcatcgttacctttTTAACgactagttcaaatattttgtagttcgcaaatcgctcggttgcggcgctcgcatcgtttttgctcctgtttgacgtttgctcactaccgccgcctactgagtgatttgcgtaacacagcttggttagcattgggcgattatattttcgtgacgatgatttttatcgcagtttgttccaagtgacacgtctgtttgtctgtgctgataatatgggcatatcgacatatggagagcaaATCTAGACCAAAAACTAATCAGATCGCATCGAGATgaggagatatcgagataaggacacagacaaacagacatatcacttagaagaaaattgcttccaaaacatcgtttggcatcttaCTAGCACCCTCTAGAATGCtcagtccgaagcattcatttgcaagtgttgtttccctcggctcgatgtaacaattttgcaggtgacgactcccccgtggcgtcatgcattcataaaacatgaatgaaggttcatgattgagtcattttatgtaaacgttgatcggcgtcgcgttcatttctcagcaaaattgaggcacagcagcgccaccatgacagatgcgagcacagtccgaaccacactttattttcaaaatgaccgttaaattgtgCGATGATTGTGATTTGAGTAgtgtgtctgtttgtctgtgataaggagatatcgacatgtagagagtatagacactatagattccatagactcgcggagacatggttgagcaattcgactttagtgtgttttaccatgaatttagagtgtaccgagcgaatatgacgtcacgcaatccattatcgctattgaaatcgtgacgtcatgctcgtttggctacacgaactgacagttcgtttggctacagttgtcttcgccttcgcgagtctatggaatctatagtgtctatagtagagaggtaaaatgtatgcagattgaagggaccgaccaatacatcgagatagagagagatatcgagatgtagaacatcgacatgtggagagtcgactgtaacaataagtgagttgctcatgtgagatgaatggtggtgtttactacacgttcaattcgcattcaattgggcattttccattgacttgaatcaagtcaattgcactgtctaaaccaggcgttagtgagatcggagaaacgtcagactcccgcctgctgattggctgcgacgacttcATCCgcgaccagtgaagagaattgtaagacaaaagaggcacgaaacaggcaacaaagaagacgaggcgattactctttatcccaactggtaacatgatctcgaaaattgttgttgcagacaaaacgaaacctgaatttgttgcgtacttttcaattcgtgaataattaccaacccaaaatagaaactttttgatgatacatcttcagcagtgttgcattgtttaccgactcgaaaatcactatgcaagccttaaaaatctctaatctAGTGTtgtacgatctttgtcctattctgttcaagttgagacaaacctatgtcgcattgggtagaatgtcgcaacaaattcaggttgcgacattgtcgttattgttgcgcgatggttgaattttgattcactgtccgCGACGGATTCTAATcttcgcgttcgataaggggggaaaccgtcaatatttGCCTCACGAACCTCCGACACTATATCggaaatataattcaaaaatgtTCGCAAAGTTATCTTCTTTTTTCGGCGCTTGCAGCGCACTCAACCACGTTTGTCATAATCCGGAAGTTTTTTCACCAGATCTTGGATCTTGGAAAACTCTTCAAGTGCACATCCACTTCTATgggtcacgagacgcctctggcGCTTTCCTTACTTTTTcggcaaggactttcagaaaatcgccaccaaaAGCATTtctaaagacaaggtgtaaatagtggactggtctcagcgagaattactcagttACGGTGCTCTGACATGCTGACAATGTATTGTCGATCATCATATTCGTGATGTTCGTCTGACTAACATGCCTCTTTATGTAAACTAACATGCTTGCCAATATGTCACGCAACTTCAATTGAACAACCATACAAAACAATTATAAAACTTTATCAAATGTTTGCCACCTTGCCCTATAAATATGCATGGTGATCCATTTTGTGACTGTTCCTCATTAACTAAATTTGCCTTAATGACCTAAAGTAAACAATTTGATCTACTCTCTTTCGCAGGATTCCGCTCTAGAGGCCGGTACGTCCGTGACTGGAGGTCAAAGCGTTGTCAACCCTTGGTGCACGATCGGAGGAGTTGCGACCACCATTTGCCAGCAAAATGAATTCATCGTCCCGGACAATGCCGTCGTGGGCGATGTGCTAGTCCTGACCAAGGCCCTCGGAACTCAAGTGGCCGTCAATGCTCACCAATGGCTCGATCAGTCGGAACGCTGGAACCGCATCAAGCTGGTCGTCTCCGAAGAGGACGTTCGCAAAGCCTACCATCGAGCGATGGACTCCATGTCCCGGTTGAACCGAATCGCCGCTCGGTTGATGCACAAGTACAACGCCCACGGAGCCACGGATATCACCGGATTCGGTCTGCTTGGTCACGCCCAAACGCTGGCCTCCCATCAGAAGAACGACGTATCCTTCGTCATCCATAACCTGCCGGTGATCGCGAAAATGGCCGCCGTGGCCAAGGCCTGCGGTAACATGTTCCAGCTGTTGCAGGGCCACTCGGCGGAAACTTCCGGAGGATTGCTGATCTGCTTGCCACGTGAACAGGCCGCCGCCTACTGCAAGGACATCGAGAAGCAGGAAGGATGCCAAGCATGGATCATTGGCATCGTCGAGAAGGGCAATCGCACCGCTCGAATCATCGACAAACCACGAGTGATCGAAGTTCCCGCTAAAGAGTAAGATCTCTCAATCTAGCGTTCTTTCCTTCTTTCATTATCCAGTTTTTGACGAATCCGACCGACAAAGGATTATCTGTTAAGATATTCTACTGTAAGTTTGAACAATTCCACAATCTGCTGAAGTAAAACTACACCTAATGATCACAATCACTGGGCAGAGAATATGTTTTTACACGGTTTTATTATATTCTATTTTTGATTCAAAACCTAttttcattgttcaataactAATGATGTTTGATTTTCAGCAATAATGTACACTTCATTGCACAATATTTTTGAATCAAAAGTAGAATATTCAGAACCGGGGAACAA contains the following coding sequences:
- the LOC115263986 gene encoding inactive selenide, water dikinase-like protein; the protein is MGDYHHDSLGATQLDMGGNPGMVLRRAFDPTAHDLEASFRLTRFADLKGRGCKVPKDVLEKLVSSLQQDYTQDPDAAYLSMSSPRIGIGLDCSVIPLRHGGLCMVQTTDFFYPIVDDPYMMGKIACANVLSDLYAMGVTECDNMLMLLAVSTKMTEKERDVVIPLIMRGFKDSALEAGTSVTGGQSVVNPWCTIGGVATTICQQNEFIVPDNAVVGDVLVLTKALGTQVAVNAHQWLDQSERWNRIKLVVSEEDVRKAYHRAMDSMSRLNRIAARLMHKYNAHGATDITGFGLLGHAQTLASHQKNDVSFVIHNLPVIAKMAAVAKACGNMFQLLQGHSAETSGGLLICLPREQAAAYCKDIEKQEGCQAWIIGIVEKGNRTARIIDKPRVIEVPAKE